TCTCGCCACAGACAGACTAATCAAAGACTCAGCCCTAAAGTAGCATCACTCTCCCTGCCCCCTACTGTCCAGGGTTTACAAACAAGGGGCTGTAATTACCAAAAACCCCACAGCACTTAAAATGGAACCAAGCGGCAGACAAAATCCATGCTGTCCGTGACTGTCATCACCGCTCTCCTGCTCAGTAGAAACTAATTCAGTGCACGTTCGGGACCCGCGGGTCAGATGTATTGATTCCACCTACCTGGAAAATGCTGGCACCGTAGGGAGTCCTCCAGGCATTCAGCAGATTGTCCTTCCCAGTGCTCACGAACCATTTGCCtttaatcaagaaaagaaaaatgcatttggaACAAAATCAAGACGAGCCTAAGAAAGTCAAGGTTGTCCTGAAGAACTGGGTCATGTGTTGGAGGGGGTGCAGTGTTTCTCCTCAAACACTTGGCCTCAATTCATGGAAGCGCAGACAGGTTGCATTACTGCCAACGTGCAGATAAAGATGCAAATGTGAGGAGAGTCCCACACAACACAGCCCTGAGGAGTTGCTCAAGTATCCTCCTCCATTATGATTGCCAGCCTGCAGGCACCGATATCCCACAGCCCACTGACACCTGTAGTGACTCTcaaagtgagcactggtagggCCTGGAGACCTAGGGGGCTCTTACCACAGTAGGCGAACTTCAGCGAGAGAACACAGCTCTCATGCAGGTGCAGCTGGTACTTGTCGGGCTTGGTGTGGTGCAGCACTTCCACGTTGCTGCTCTCCATCCCCACGGCCAGCCACTCGCCCGTGGGACAGTACCCCAGGGAGAAGATCTGGCAGGAAGGGGAAACGGGGAGTGAGTTTCTCCAATATCCAAGACAACAAAGGCAATTCTGCACAGACAGCATATTAAAAACCGAGGCGTGTGTCAAATGGGGCTTCTAACCCCAAATAGTGTATCGAAGTATAAAAGCTAAGCTGGCTTTAGTGCGCGCACGTATCAGTACTTACCTGAGAGGTAAAATCGTGCTGCTGCAGTTGTCGCCCTTCCCTCAGGTCCCAGGAGCGCACGGTGTTATCCAGGCCCCCTGTCCACAGCTTGGTGCCGTCATGAGAGATATCGATGCAGCTGGCTCCGTCCGTGTGCCCCTGGAACTGCCTGCAGACAGAGACGTAGAGTTACAGGAAAGACGGATCATCTGGCACTGGTCAGTAACCAGACATCGGCCACGCAATAATAGCTGCAGACGCGTGAAAAAGAGGCAGCTCCTCACCTGACCAGAGTCTGGTTGTGCAGGTCCCACACAGCAATGTTGCCATCGCTGCAGCAGGAGAAGCACACCTTGGCATCGGGGCTGATGGCCAGGGCGTAGCAGGCCGGTGCAGAGGAGGTGAGCTCCGCCTTGATCCGGGGAGTCTGGGAAGCCAGGTCCCAGATGGTCAGAGTGCTGGCCTCCCCACCCACAATGAGCGTGCGGCCATCCGGGAGGAGCTTGCAGGAGCGGATGTAGTTATCCCTGTTCTGTGCGGGAGAGGGGAGGAAAGAGGACTGAGTGAGAGGGAAGAGACATTTATCCCTGTGCTGTGTGCGTGCGAGAACGTGTCAGTTTCccctctgtggagagagaggaCACGGGAGTAATTCCTCGTCTTAGAGAGGGCCGAGGAGAGGCTAAGCTGGATTGTGTCCATGGCCGTGATGTGTCCTCTTTTAATGGGATCAATAGCGCCAGGCTTTTAAACGAATTAAATGGCTGTGTTATGTCGATATTAAGactcattttaaagcaattaaaatccCAGCACTCTCTTCCAATGACtttgggtttttaaaaagagacCCATCAACTCTGGACATTTCCCAAGCCAatatatacaaatttaaatacagttgGCATATGGATAACCTCCTGCCCTCATCCGTTTCACAAAAACTAGTTACTTCTGTCAAATACAAAAACTAACAGAACGCTTTAGAAATTCTCATTACGACTTTATTTAATCAGGCGTTTGGGTTTAATTAGCCTCAAAGCTGTCAGATGTATATAGAAATTATAGAGGCTAGTCTGGTTACAACTTAAAAGCTTAACTTAAAGCAGTTTGAGCTGCATGCCTCGGGATAAATACAGGGTTTAAACATGGACTGGTTCCAGGGTGTGGGGGTCTCTGTAGAGTCTCTCACCAGGCAGTCCAGTTGGGAGACGGGGCTCTTGCTGCCAGGCTGGCTGATGTCCCAGATCTTGACACAGCCTTTGCCACCAGTATAGACATGGCGCGTGGGGTTGCTGATGGTGACGGCGCAGACCACCTCCCCGTGGGCCAGCGTGTTGATCTGTCGGGCGTGGCGTGGGATGCCTGGGCCAATCAGAGCGTCGTGGGGGAAGGGCACCGGCTGCATCTGCCCATCTGCACTCACGTGGAAGGAGTACGCTCTGCAAAGAGAGAAGGGAATGTGAGGGACCGTAGATCGCAAACTGAGCTGGAGGACTAGGATTTCAAAGTGATGTGAGAAGAGTCAATATTTTATAAGGCAGGGATATGAATATTCTCAAacgggagaaaaaaaaaaaaaatcaaaaaatggGAGTGGGGGGGAAATTTCAATTCTGAAGAGAAATCATGTCAGCTTACGGTTTTCCACCCGAGATGGAGGTGAGACTGGCGGGGAGGCCGGGCGCTCTCATGTGGGGGTGATCAAACCCCTGCAAGAGAACGAGAGGTCAGGTCAGTCTCTTGGTATGAGCGCCACGTCATACTGATACCCTACCAACACTGCAGGAGAGCATCATTCCCAGGATCAGTCCTACCACTGGCAGGTATCAAAAAGTTTATGGAAACACACATCTAATGAGCCCACAATTAAACAGAAGTGAAAACCTTCCAGATACCTTACTGAACCCCAGATAACTATAACCTCCCCAGAAGCTGAGCAGCAAgccctgacagattgatttccTGCTACGTCAAGTTTCATCTGTTGAGCGGCACACTGTAATCAGGGGGGATGATTCttaaacatgaataaaacaCAAGGACCCAAATTAGAAGACAAATGTTATGTCTTTTAACCATATTCACAGATTCAGACTTCAAAGGCTTTTCACTGAGCAGAAACCAATTCCTATTGGGTGCAACTCAGAGTggtgaaaatgaaaaggcaatATTGAAACTGCAAATTAACACATAAGCTCGACGTCATGGGTGTCTGGAGCTCATAGCACGGCGAGGCTGTTACAGTAGCActggggacagagacagagagagacagactcacCATGGGCGATCGGCCATATGCAGCGGCCGCTGCAGCACTCATCTGTGGGGAGATGTGCAGGCCGGCGTAGACCGGGCTGGTGAGGGAACCATTCATCTCGTGGTGGCCCATCATAGCAAAGGGTGCGGCATAGGAGCCTGAGATGGACAGGGGTGTCCGCAGGGCAGgggctgcaggagagagagaccgGAAGAGTGAAAACCAATTGCAAAATTCAGCCATGCAATCTACATACCCCTTGACTGCTTCGAGGGGCATAGAGGGGTTTTTTGGGACCGCTGTACAGTCTGGAAGCCCCATATGGGACCAGTCAAAATGGCCATGTGTGAACAGTGTGCAGCAGTGTACAGTGTGGTGTATTTACCTAGTCCCTCCATGCCAGGGGGCTTGCCCAAGACGGGCCTCAGCCCAGGGGTGGTGCTGGTGCCGGGGGTGGGGGCGTCATTCCGCGGGGTGGGTGTGTTGGACTTCAGGCCTGGAGTTGAGGACTTGTCGTTCTGCGTGGGAGGAGAGGACAGATTCAGAGCCGTGCATTTAAACAGCAGAGGATAAATCCAAAGTGACAATTTGACTGCAAGCTCAGCATAATCCAATCTAATTCTGACAGTTCATTATTGCTGTGAAGCCATACACCTCTGTGTGTAAGAGATGCTACAAACCAGAGTCAGGAGAGTGCTggcttttatatatttattttatcccTCAATTTCTCTCCAAATCTGTCCCAAGCTAAAAGCCTCAGCTAGTCAAGCAAACAGGGACATTAGCCGCCAAGATCTGACGGATCCCATTATAGGAACCCTGACATTCAGCCATTTATTTACAGAGACCATTGGAAATGACTTcagttttgtttgtctttcttcCGTCTGCACTAAAAGCCAGAGGTCTCTCCAGCTCACCGTCCCGCACTGCGACACCCTGAGTCCAGCCACACTTACATGGACCAGGTCCTTGGTCTTGGAGGAGGGGGTGCTGCTGGAGGACGCCACCGAGGCCGGGCTGTTGGGGGCATCTTTCTTCAGCACGCGGGACTTGTCCAGGCCGTtctctgggggggagtgggcggGGCTGACACGGGGTGTTGCCGGATCCTGCACACGGGAGAGAACAGAGCACTTGAAACGCACCGTCTCGCCCTCAGTTCGCACACGcagacgcgcacacacacaaagcaaccCAGTCAGATCCTGCCATTATGCAACAACATACCAGCATATGCGTCACTAAGGGTGGCACCACCTCACTTTTTAcaaacgagaaaaaaaaaaaaaaaatccagggaTTTACGATGTTAACATCAGCAGTTTACCGGGACAAAACAAGACCATTAATTAGATCCCGTGTTGTCATTTCGAGTCTTCTCACAGCAGCATGAACTATTTTCTCATTGCTGTGTTACAGGCAGAGAAAAAGGAGTTTTTCTACAAGTTACAAGGCTGCTACAGAGCCAAGACCAGCTGAGATACAGACATCTGTCCAATACAAACTGTACTCGCCTCATTGGACACATCTACCACCAAGTCATCGCTCTTGTCCCCGTCGCTGTCCTGCAGGGGGGAGGGGACAGAAAGACACTGTGTGAAGTCAGGGCACTGGGCACATTAGGGGATTAGCTCCTATTGATATGGTTAGGCAACTGAATAGGAATCAGTTATTTCACGTAGTCAAGAAAGAAGCCACAAAATCACTTAAATCGATAAACACTATTTCCTCAGTAGAGGAGCCTGTTGGAGATCCATCACGTGTTCAGAGGGTCAGGATTGACATCAAGGTCATACAGGGCTGTGGACGGGGGCGCTCAGGCCAGCGATGGTACTCACATATCTGCTCAGGTTGTCCTTCTCCTCCACTTTGCGTTTCTTGGTGTCGATGCTGTAGTCCGAGGAGCCGCGGTGCTTCTCACTGGCGGCCCTCAGGCTGTCCGACGGGGACACGGAGTTATTCTGCAAATGCAGGGGAAGGACTCTTAAATAAAAGGCTAATCGGaccataacaacataaaaatcttTCAATGGGTCAGAATGGACTGCCCTCGACACGGAAACCATACATTGAATCAGACTCATTTCCAAGTGTGCAGAATTGATTGTATTTGCCTGTTCTGTGCCCCTCTGGAAGAATCCCTGGCATGAGCAGGCAGTGTGAAGTATTTCGTTTTGAGTGGGGTTAGCAAAGAGACATGATTGTACATGGTGAGCATGTGTAATGTCGAGAGCACGCTAAGGACACCGAGCGCTCAGCGGCCCGAGGGCAGCTCCAGGAAACCACATGAACAAGGGCCTGACGAGGAGATTCGGCTGGGGAGGCAACTGGCAGCTCAATCTCTGATGCACCTCTGGCTAAACTCACTGAAGCTGTGGGCTGTCGGTGCTCACGCTGGGGCAGACGATGAAGGGGGCGGACAGGCGAGTTCACTCGGCAATGCAGGGCGGCCTTCGTGAGGCAACAAGGCGTGACTGTTGGGGGGGGAAGACCCCACACAAGCCACACATCAGGCAAAACACCACCCATACAGGTATGTACACGTGCATTCGCAGAGTGCATCACGAGTCTGCAGTGGAAGATTAACTGGATGTGCGGCTGAGAGCACTCACTCCGAGCATCTGAGCGCGCCGGCACCGAGTCCTCGGATATTAAATCGACTGTGACCGGCCTGACAGAAAAGCAGAGGATGTTCTTGGTAGAATAACAGTGCTAAAAAGTTTAATTTCATTGAAGttggcaaaaaaagaaaaagaaaaggaacatgCAGGACCTGACCAGCAATCTGGTGAAGGCTGATGAAAATGGAagggggtgggaggggggttgttttctttgcaatcttatctccccctccccctccaaagaaaacaaacatcccTCAGTGCGGATGTGTGCTCAGGGGTCCAGCCGAACAGCGGCCCTTTCTCCCCAGTCAGTGAGGCTGAACGAGCTGGCAGCGCAGAGCCAGGCCCTCAGAGGAGCCCATCCTGTCAATCTCTCACGGGCGCAGTGCCAGCAAACTTCATGATTTTTATTGCTTGTGGTGGGGCTtccacaaagaaaagaaaaatagatcTTCACGCATGCAGTGACTCCTGGAGTGCGGCGTGGTCAGAAGGGCCATGTGGCTGAGCTGTCCGCTAGGCTGACCGAGGCAGTCGAGGGTCAGCGGTTCTGCCAGGACGACACCGGAATCCTGACTGGGGCTGGCACTCACTGGAGTTTGACTTATTTTTGTCAAAAATAAGAGATGGAGGGTGGGAGAAATGTGGCTGGACAAGATTCAGAAGCCTTCGGAAGTGTTTTGCAGGCAGCCTGTGGTTTTCTTGGATGGCACACAAAGGAATTCAAGTCTTCCCGAGTCTTTAGCTCTTCGCTGAGGTCCTAAATAAGTACATGAATGTTGCCATTGTTGCAGCACATTTCTCTCTGGACGGGACAAATAGCTACGCATTGCCAGGGCCGCTCTGGGGTCGGTTAGTGCCACTCTGAAGGCCGAGCGCCTGGTTAACACTGACCTTTAAAGGCACACTTTTTAACGTGACTCGATAACCAAAGTCAGCACCCGTGCTATCAGATGACCCACAGGACAACGGGACCAGTCTGATGGGGAACAAAATAGCCGCGGCGCTAATCACCGGAGGAGTTTAGTTTCTTCAGACATGACTGCACCCATTCACCAGGACCATTCAATTGAAACACAATCTTACAGCTCCAGCACAATCTATCACAAAGATTTAATCCCATCTAATAAATGGCTTACAAGGCCAAGGGGAGGAACAGAGGGAAACAattctgtatttgtattcataaatatttactggaggcagaaagagagagaggagagggagagagagaggagagagggattctTGAAGCGGGGGTAAAGTCTTTTTTAATTGTGATGAAATTATAGAACCACTAATCTCCACCTTGTGAGTTTTAGTCATTTTCAACCTGGATTAGACAGCAGAGGCTTATATTTAACAGCCTTGCTCATTcccaatttattattttatgtaaaaaaaaaaaaaagcttagacGTTTGCCCATTCTACTTTTAAACACTAATCCTAGTAGACATTTCTTCAAGGGTATACAAAGTACCATttcagccacagacacacacacacacacacagacacagttaagCACTGTAATAAACGGCTCACTCACCGTACTGGATTCTCGCTCTTTAACCAATGGAAAAGATGATTAGCCAAGAAGgaagcagaaaataaaagattagTATACACATGAAGAGTAAAACTCATCACAATCTATTGTATAAAAAACAGATGTCCTAGTTAAAGTAATTAAAGCTACATAAGCTATGGATATCTTGATGAAATCTCAATTATGGCAAAAGAATGCTATAAATCCACTTGCACAATACGGGATGACACAGGGGAATTTAGACTAATCCGATTTCAATTAGCGCACTCACAGCACCTTGCTGTCCAAAGTGTTTTTAAGCTCTAAACTCTCATTTAACACAGACTATGTCATCCTATGTTAAAACACTATCAGGCCCTTATTTGTCATACTGGAGAACCCCTCCTACAGGGCAAGGCAACCCCAGTTTTGACATCCTGAGAACTTGATTGGACAGCGATCCCCTGCGTTGTGATATTCCAACCCCATGACTGGACAATCCACTCCATATAGTGCTGTTCTGGCCAAGGCAGCGCAGTGTCCTCTCCTCACCTCTGTGCTCCAGGTCGTGATGGTTCTTCTCATCCTTGACGGGCAGGTGGGCCTGGCTGCCCAGCGCTCCCAGGGCCAGCAGGCCCGAGCCCGAGCCAGTCCCAGGGGGGATGCCGGAAGGCTGCAGTcctgaggggtgggggggcagctgcACCGGGGGGCCGTGGGCCGCGTGAGAAAGGTGCTGTGcctggagctgctgctgctatAGAGAAACATGGCAAGTGGGTCGGCAGAAATAGCAAAGGAATACCAGACAAAGATCTAGATTGGGCAGGGAATGGGCTTTCATTAACTCACTACTCTAGCAGTCCAAGCCAGAGAGACTAGTGTTGCTgtggtttgatttgttttctggcTAGTTTACATTTAACAAAGTCTTAAAATGGTGTAATCCACAGCCTAGATCAAATGTGTTACAGTTGTCTAATGAAACAAATGACATGAGATGAAAATTTAGATCATACATGAGAAATCTGTTTGCAAAGCAGATCAGTTCTGAAGCATACAAATCAATATCTTGCACACTGAGAAAAAGCCACCAGCCTACAGATTCAGAGCATATCATGTGGGCAAAGAGATACAAAACACAGTGGAAAGTGAAGGATGGAAAACAAGACCGCTATACCCATGGCAGCTAGTGCATAGGTTCATTAGGTTTGGATTCATTTCCACATGTAGCATTTCCACCCCCACCCCTTTAAACTCAGCCCTGCTCACTGTGCGTCGGTTTCAATTAAGTCTGTACAGCAGCAACACACAGCAGGACAGCAGTGCAATTTCAGAGGATGACAGTCGCCTGCTTTCTGTTAAACCCTCAGCCTGACCGTGACAGCACTCTAAATATATGAAAAAACACACTAAAGTTGCTATTTTTAAATCGCTTTCCAATTCAGAGTCACAATACCAAAGCAGAGTAATCCGCAAAACCAAAACTTCTGACACCCAACCAGCCAAACCAGCAGCTGTGGGAACCAGAGAACGCAGCCACTCCAGCAGGCCGAGGCCCAGCCCTCCCAGACTGACATCAATATTTCAGTGTTTAAAAAGACTGGAAATGGATGGGAGTTAAAAGGCACTCAGCGTGGAAACAAGCGGTTTACAGCAAGGTTAAATAATACTTAACAGAACCCCCAATAAGAACCTCCGCTATTTATTACCGTCCTCGAGCCTGCTAAATTATTCAGCTGCTATTATGGCATACGCTTTTATTTCTGTCCCAGGctcattttcaatattttgcTTTGGTTTGCTTTTTCTCTCCCTACTAACTCATCTATGGGAAGGAAATAATTTGATTTCAATTCTCCTTTTTTTCTACTTCTATAATTAAGTACATTTGTTCAGGGAGAATGCTGCGTGAAAAGCAGAGAGGGCCGCGTGATTCTAAAGCAGATTTCATTTAATGCACTGGATGCTGTTAACCACATGTCGAGTGTGCATGGCGAGTACACGGAAATGCATTTCGTCACATCTCTGTTATTCAGCAAGATATGAAAGTGCCTTTTGGGCACTGCTGAAGGCGGTCTGGCTCATTTTCCCAGAACCTGTACAGCGTTGCGTCACTGTGTGTCATCTGGGTGTGCTGTACtcattaaatacatgaacaaCCAGACGCACAATGGAATGAGGGCTTTCTggtgcagagggagagaggcaacCTCCTCCAGTGAGGGGCACCCCCATCCAACCCAGACATCCTGCTCAGTGAGAGACTGGATATGAAAAGGCTAGGGATGGATATGAAGAGGCCTAATTAGAAAGCTGCAtcccaagaaaaaataaaacactcctGGTTTTAAACCTTGCTTGCTACAGCCTCCAAACATCTTGCATAttgcaatttagtttttttcccctatCCACAGCAGTACACTTAACTCCTACTGCAAACCCTATATAATACACCATGCACAAGCCACTTTAGGAGCTCCCAATCACACACTTTGCATGCCTCACACCACAAGGAAGCACAGTCATAAAGCACAGTCTGTTCAAATGCCTGGCCTTTAGGACACTAACCATGAGGGCGGGGTAGACAgcttgttgctgctgctgctgggaagTTAAAAGAGACCCTGGGTAAGACAGTGCACCTTCACCTCCACTCACACATCTGGGATGACACTGCATGCACATTCCATAATCAACAGGGTCAAGAGCACGTCAAACACGGCGGGCACAAGTCTACATAGGCATGGAATGTGTGTAAAACTACTtctcataaaaacaaaacacaagacaGGTTATACGTAGTACACAAAAGCAAACAGGTTAATATTCTGATCTGGATGTAAACACTGAGGGGGTCTCAGTGGCATTCTGCAATGACTGTCTCTTTATAAGTAGCATTCCTCTCCACCTGACACATGCGAGAGCCAGCACCAGCATCAAGAGAGCCTCACTCCAGCATTAATCACGTCTTAACAAAATGGCTTAATCCATTTGTAACCAAGTTGTATAATGgccaataaaaatgtataatcagTGGTTTTAGAATTTACAGAAGGCGCGATAATATAATAACAGTTCCGTACGATGCACTTGTGGCCCCATCTGAAGAGCCACGCGTTCACGGAGTCAGACCTCCACGCGTGCTGGACTTGAAACCCATATGGAGACCTGTAGACATAATGGAACAGGAGGGGAAACTCAACCAACACATGCCCTAGATGCATATGATTAGCGGCCCTCAGGAACATGAATAAGATATGCACCCCCGCTCCagtgtattgtaatgttcttGTCCTGGTGTCGAGCACAGCTCTTCATCCTGCTATGCAAACTGCCGGGAGAGAGTCAGTCTACCTTgtccttttaaatatttatgatgATTTTGGCAAGTTTACCGAGGTTGaacaaaatgaattaataatgttCACATTCTAAAAACATTGACGTCGATCCTCTTCATAGGCAAGACTAATACCGGGTCACCAAAGAGGCATCTGCACGCATTTCAGAAGCTCAGAAATACtggatttttttaaacttgtgaatgttttttttcatatatttatgaATAGGAATGTGCAAATAACCAAACCATATTGTATGTAAGCAGGGAAATAAGAGTTTGAGATCAATACAAATCACA
The genomic region above belongs to Amia ocellicauda isolate fAmiCal2 chromosome 4, fAmiCal2.hap1, whole genome shotgun sequence and contains:
- the LOC136747887 gene encoding transducin-like enhancer protein 3-B isoform X9 gives rise to the protein MYPQGRHPAPHQPGQPGFKFTVAESCDRIKDEFQFLQAQYHSLKVEYDKLANEKTEMQRHYVMYYEMSYGLNIEMHKQTEIAKRLNAILAQIMPFLSQEHQQQVAQAVERAKQVTMTELNAIIGVRGLPNLPLTQQLQAQHLSHAAHGPPVQLPPHPSGLQPSGIPPGTGSGSGLLALGALGSQAHLPVKDEKNHHDLEHRERESSTNNSVSPSDSLRAASEKHRGSSDYSIDTKKRKVEEKDNLSRYDSDGDKSDDLVVDVSNEDPATPRVSPAHSPPENGLDKSRVLKKDAPNSPASVASSSSTPSSKTKDLVHNDKSSTPGLKSNTPTPRNDAPTPGTSTTPGLRPVLGKPPGMEGLAPALRTPLSISGSYAAPFAMMGHHEMNGSLTSPVYAGLHISPQMSAAAAAAYGRSPMGFDHPHMRAPGLPASLTSISGGKPAYSFHVSADGQMQPVPFPHDALIGPGIPRHARQINTLAHGEVVCAVTISNPTRHVYTGGKGCVKIWDISQPGSKSPVSQLDCLNRDNYIRSCKLLPDGRTLIVGGEASTLTIWDLASQTPRIKAELTSSAPACYALAISPDAKVCFSCCSDGNIAVWDLHNQTLVRQFQGHTDGASCIDISHDGTKLWTGGLDNTVRSWDLREGRQLQQHDFTSQIFSLGYCPTGEWLAVGMESSNVEVLHHTKPDKYQLHLHESCVLSLKFAYCGKWFVSTGKDNLLNAWRTPYGASIFQSKESSSVLSCDISADDKYIVTGSGDKKATVYEVIY
- the LOC136747887 gene encoding transducin-like enhancer protein 3-B isoform X8; the protein is MYPQGRHPAPHQPGQPGFKFTVAESCDRIKDEFQFLQAQYHSLKVEYDKLANEKTEMQRHYVMYYEMSYGLNIEMHKQTEIAKRLNAILAQIMPFLSQEHQQQVAQAVERAKQVTMTELNAIIGQQQQAVYPALMQQLQAQHLSHAAHGPPVQLPPHPSGLQPSGIPPGTGSGSGLLALGALGSQAHLPVKDEKNHHDLEHRERESSTNNSVSPSDSLRAASEKHRGSSDYSIDTKKRKVEEKDNLSRYDSDGDKSDDLVVDVSNEDPATPRVSPAHSPPENGLDKSRVLKKDAPNSPASVASSSSTPSSKTKDLVHNDKSSTPGLKSNTPTPRNDAPTPGTSTTPGLRPVLGKPPGMEGLAPALRTPLSISGSYAAPFAMMGHHEMNGSLTSPVYAGLHISPQMSAAAAAAYGRSPMGFDHPHMRAPGLPASLTSISGGKPAYSFHVSADGQMQPVPFPHDALIGPGIPRHARQINTLAHGEVVCAVTISNPTRHVYTGGKGCVKIWDISQPGSKSPVSQLDCLNRDNYIRSCKLLPDGRTLIVGGEASTLTIWDLASQTPRIKAELTSSAPACYALAISPDAKVCFSCCSDGNIAVWDLHNQTLVRQFQGHTDGASCIDISHDGTKLWTGGLDNTVRSWDLREGRQLQQHDFTSQIFSLGYCPTGEWLAVGMESSNVEVLHHTKPDKYQLHLHESCVLSLKFAYCGKWFVSTGKDNLLNAWRTPYGASIFQSKESSSVLSCDISADDKYIVTGSGDKKATVYEVIY
- the LOC136747887 gene encoding transducin-like enhancer protein 3-B isoform X7, with product MYPQGRHPAPHQPGQPGFKFTVAESCDRIKDEFQFLQAQYHSLKVEYDKLANEKTEMQRHYVMYYEMSYGLNIEMHKQTEIAKRLNAILAQIMPFLSQEHQQQVAQAVERAKQVTMTELNAIIGVRGLPNLPLTQQQLQAQHLSHAAHGPPVQLPPHPSGLQPSGIPPGTGSGSGLLALGALGSQAHLPVKDEKNHHDLEHRERESSTNNSVSPSDSLRAASEKHRGSSDYSIDTKKRKVEEKDNLSRYDSDGDKSDDLVVDVSNEDPATPRVSPAHSPPENGLDKSRVLKKDAPNSPASVASSSSTPSSKTKDLVHNDKSSTPGLKSNTPTPRNDAPTPGTSTTPGLRPVLGKPPGMEGLAPALRTPLSISGSYAAPFAMMGHHEMNGSLTSPVYAGLHISPQMSAAAAAAYGRSPMGFDHPHMRAPGLPASLTSISGGKPAYSFHVSADGQMQPVPFPHDALIGPGIPRHARQINTLAHGEVVCAVTISNPTRHVYTGGKGCVKIWDISQPGSKSPVSQLDCLNRDNYIRSCKLLPDGRTLIVGGEASTLTIWDLASQTPRIKAELTSSAPACYALAISPDAKVCFSCCSDGNIAVWDLHNQTLVRQFQGHTDGASCIDISHDGTKLWTGGLDNTVRSWDLREGRQLQQHDFTSQIFSLGYCPTGEWLAVGMESSNVEVLHHTKPDKYQLHLHESCVLSLKFAYCGKWFVSTGKDNLLNAWRTPYGASIFQSKESSSVLSCDISADDKYIVTGSGDKKATVYEVIY
- the LOC136747887 gene encoding transducin-like enhancer protein 3-B isoform X5, producing MYPQGRHPAPHQPGQPGFKFTVAESCDRIKDEFQFLQAQYHSLKVEYDKLANEKTEMQRHYVMYYEMSYGLNIEMHKQTEIAKRLNAILAQIMPFLSQEHQQQVAQAVERAKQVTMTELNAIIGQQQQQAVYPALMQQQLQAQHLSHAAHGPPVQLPPHPSGLQPSGIPPGTGSGSGLLALGALGSQAHLPVKDEKNHHDLEHRERESSTNNSVSPSDSLRAASEKHRGSSDYSIDTKKRKVEEKDNLSRYDSDGDKSDDLVVDVSNEDPATPRVSPAHSPPENGLDKSRVLKKDAPNSPASVASSSSTPSSKTKDLVHNDKSSTPGLKSNTPTPRNDAPTPGTSTTPGLRPVLGKPPGMEGLAPALRTPLSISGSYAAPFAMMGHHEMNGSLTSPVYAGLHISPQMSAAAAAAYGRSPMGFDHPHMRAPGLPASLTSISGGKPAYSFHVSADGQMQPVPFPHDALIGPGIPRHARQINTLAHGEVVCAVTISNPTRHVYTGGKGCVKIWDISQPGSKSPVSQLDCLNRDNYIRSCKLLPDGRTLIVGGEASTLTIWDLASQTPRIKAELTSSAPACYALAISPDAKVCFSCCSDGNIAVWDLHNQTLVRQFQGHTDGASCIDISHDGTKLWTGGLDNTVRSWDLREGRQLQQHDFTSQIFSLGYCPTGEWLAVGMESSNVEVLHHTKPDKYQLHLHESCVLSLKFAYCGKWFVSTGKDNLLNAWRTPYGASIFQSKESSSVLSCDISADDKYIVTGSGDKKATVYEVIY
- the LOC136747887 gene encoding transducin-like enhancer protein 3-B isoform X6 gives rise to the protein MYPQGRHPAPHQPGQPGFKFTVAESCDRIKDEFQFLQAQYHSLKVEYDKLANEKTEMQRHYVMYYEMSYGLNIEMHKQTEIAKRLNAILAQIMPFLSQEHQQQVAQAVERAKQVTMTELNAIIGQQQQAVYPALMQQQLQAQHLSHAAHGPPVQLPPHPSGLQPSGIPPGTGSGSGLLALGALGSQAHLPVKDEKNHHDLEHRERESSTNNSVSPSDSLRAASEKHRGSSDYSIDTKKRKVEEKDNLSRYDSDGDKSDDLVVDVSNEDPATPRVSPAHSPPENGLDKSRVLKKDAPNSPASVASSSSTPSSKTKDLVHNDKSSTPGLKSNTPTPRNDAPTPGTSTTPGLRPVLGKPPGMEGLAPALRTPLSISGSYAAPFAMMGHHEMNGSLTSPVYAGLHISPQMSAAAAAAYGRSPMGFDHPHMRAPGLPASLTSISGGKPAYSFHVSADGQMQPVPFPHDALIGPGIPRHARQINTLAHGEVVCAVTISNPTRHVYTGGKGCVKIWDISQPGSKSPVSQLDCLNRDNYIRSCKLLPDGRTLIVGGEASTLTIWDLASQTPRIKAELTSSAPACYALAISPDAKVCFSCCSDGNIAVWDLHNQTLVRQFQGHTDGASCIDISHDGTKLWTGGLDNTVRSWDLREGRQLQQHDFTSQIFSLGYCPTGEWLAVGMESSNVEVLHHTKPDKYQLHLHESCVLSLKFAYCGKWFVSTGKDNLLNAWRTPYGASIFQSKESSSVLSCDISADDKYIVTGSGDKKATVYEVIY